In Calypte anna isolate BGI_N300 chromosome Z, bCalAnn1_v1.p, whole genome shotgun sequence, the following are encoded in one genomic region:
- the TSTD2 gene encoding thiosulfate sulfurtransferase/rhodanese-like domain-containing protein 2: MAPGEVPPPAPGSPQGSAAAETVSVRKRRVSAQRKAFSLFVKAKEVPAAAPGPGGAGCVRWRCCRQSFQELAGIHKHVALQHGADIWRQLGTTDTGLQEEQLAKQAADEKSPAAPEGKGGEPHDGQAGGTPEISGTLPDTSQLSYEDLTSKKGEVLLYYCYCEVKDPGKLCDWQKALCQHLHLTGKVRVASEGINGTVGGSKVATNLYIETMLSQPLFKDILCREDFKSSAGGAHCFPDLRVGVFKEIVPMGIDPKIVSYKETGIHLSPQEFHREVEQYLSQASQGQGDTILLDCRNFYESKIGHFQGCLAPDIRKFSYFPSYVDENLELFKDKRVLMYCTGGIRCERGSAYLRSKAVCREVYQLKGGIHKYLEDFPDGFYRGKLFVFDDRYAICSNEDVISACRYCGTLWDQYKLCSSQHCRQLVLTCPNCCNKGLTACCPVCQEKELRVTSGASGESVKEECECTRQRQRVPIEHVSQRTLNTGKD; encoded by the exons ATGGCGCCGGGCGAGGTCCCCCCGCCCGCTCCGGGGTCGCCGCAGGGCAGCGCAGCGGCCGAGACGGTGTCCGTCAGGAAGCGGCGCGTTTCGGCCCAGAGGAAG GCCTTTTCCCTCTTCGTCAAAGCCAAGGAGGTTCCGGCCGCAGCCCCCGGCCCCGGCGGCGCGGGGTGCGTGCGGTGGCGGTGCTGCCGGCAATCCTTCCAGGAGCTGGCCGGCATCCACAAGCATGTGGCTCTGCAGCACGGAGCGGACATCTGGCGGCAGCTCGGGACGACCGACACCGGGCTGCAGGAAGAGCAGCTTGCGAAGCAGGCAGCGGATGAAAAGAGCCCCGCGGCTCCGGAGGGCAAAGGCGGTGAGCCCCACGATGGGCAGGCTGGCGGCACTCCCGAGATCTCCGGTACCCTTCCAGACACGAGCCAGCTCAGCTATGAGGACCTGACAAG CAAAAAGGGAGAAGTGCTTCTGTATTACTGTTACTGTGAGGTGAAGGATCCAGGGAAACTCTGTGATTGGCAAAAGGCTCTGTGCCAGCATCTGCATCTCACTGGCAAG GTACGAGTTGCTTCAGAAGGGATTAATGGGACAGTCGGTGGAAGCAAAGTAGCTACCAATCTCTACATTGAAACTATGCTTTCACAGCCTCTCTTCAAAGATATTTTGTGTCGAGAGGATTtcaag AGCAGTGCAGGAGGAGCACACTGTTTCCCAGACCTTCGAGTTGGAGTATTCAAAGAAATTGTACCTATGGGCATTGATCCAAAGATAGTGTCATATAAAGAAACTG gaatccATTTATCCCCTCAGGAATTTCATAGAGAAGTAGAACAGTATTTGTCTCAGGCCAGTCAAGGACAAGGTGACACCATCTTGCTGGACTGTAGAAACTTCTATGAAAGTAAAATA GGACATTTCCAAGGCTGTCTAGCGCCAGATATCAGGAAGTTCAGCTATTTTCCCAGCTATGTAGATGAAAACCTGGAGCTTTTTAAAGATAAACGTGTCCTGATGTACTGCACAGGAGGGATTCGTTGTGAAAGAGGCTCCGCTTACCTTCGTAGCAAG GCAGTGTGCAGAGAGGTTTACCAGCTAAAGGGTGGAATTCACAAGTACCTGGAAGATTTTCCAGATGGATTCTACAGGGGGAAGCTGTTTGTATTTGATGATCGTTACGCCATTTGTTCCAATGAAGATGTCATCTCAG CATGCAGATACTGTGGGACACTGTGGGACCAGTATAAACTTTGTTCCAGCCAGCACTGCCGGCAGCTTGTCCTGACATGTCCAAATTGTTGCAACAAAGGTCTTACAGCTTGCTGTCCTGTTTGCCAAGAGAAAGAGCTCCGAGTGACTTCAGGGGCTTCAGGAGAGTCAGTGAAGGAGGAATGTGAATGTACAAGGCAACGGCAAAGGGTACCCATTGAGCATGTCTCACAAAGGACACTGAACACAGGAAAAGATTAA